A genomic stretch from Setaria viridis chromosome 1, Setaria_viridis_v4.0, whole genome shotgun sequence includes:
- the LOC117839130 gene encoding 7-deoxyloganetin glucosyltransferase, with protein sequence MSGTSTPTAAGEKPHAVCMPFPAQGHVTPMMKLAKILHGRGFHVTYVNSEYNHRRFVRSRGAGAVAGLPGFSFATIPDGLPPCDADATQDTVALCYSTMTTCLPHFRALLADLNRRAAAGDAPPVTCVVADGCLTFSIDAAAELGVPCALLWTASACGALAYHHLRLFVDKGLVPLKDAEQLTNGFLDTPVDWARGMSKHMRLRDYPSFLRTTDPGDKMLEYGLHEMEHCKDAAAIIYNTFDELEQPALDALRADFTPAAYTVGPLSLLAEPLVPAGGPLDALGSSLWKEDSTCLEWLDGRPARSVVYVNYGSITVMTNQQLLEFAWGLAGSGYDFLWVIRPDLVAGDAAVLPPEFMEATRGKGLLASWCPQEAVLQHEAVGVFLTHSGWNSTLESLSGGVPMLSWPFFSEQLTNSLYKRLEWGVAMEVGGDARRDVVEERIREVMAGEKGKEMRKRAAEWKEAAARATRPGGSSFNNLDRLIKDVLLKRS encoded by the exons ATGAGCGGCACAAgtactccgacggcggcgggcgagaaGCCGCACGCCGTGTGCATGCCTTTCCCGGCGCAGGGGCACGTGACGCCGATGATGAAGCTGGCCAAGATCCTCCACGGCAGGGGCTTCCACGTCACCTACGTCAACTCCGAGTACAACCACCGCCGCTTCGTCCGCTCCCGTGGCGCCGGCGCAGTCGCGGGCCTCCCGGGCTTCAGCTTCGCCACCATCCCGGACGGCCTACCGCCGTGCGACGCGGACGCCACGCAGGACACGGTGGCGCTCTGCTACTCCACCATGACCACCTGCCTGCCCCACTTCAGGGCCCTCCTAGCCGACCTCAaccgccgcgcggccgccggcgatgcGCCCCCAGTGACGTGCGTGGTGGCGGACGGCTGCCTCACCTTCAGCAtcgacgccgcggcggagctcggtGTGCCGTGCGCGCTGCTGTGGACGGCCAGCGCGTGCGGCGCCCTGGCCTACCACCACTTACGCCTCTTCGTGGACAAGGGCCTTGTCCCTCTCAAAG ACGCGGAGCAGCTGACGAACGGGTTCCTGGACACGCCGGTGGACTGGGCGCGCGGGATGAGCAAGCACATGCGGCTCCGAGACTATCCGAGCTTCCTGCGAACCACGGACCCCGGCGACAAGATGCTCGAGTACGGGCTCCACGAGATGGAGCACTGCAAGGACGCGGCCGCCATCATCTACAACACCTTCGACGAGCTGGAGCAGCCGGCGCTCGACGCCCTGCGGGCCGACTTCACGCCGGCGGCCTACACCGTCGGCCCGCTCAGTCTCCTCGCCGAGCCGCTCGTCCCGGCGGGCGGCCCGCTCGACGCGCTGGGCTCCAGCCTCTGGAAGGAGGACAGCACGTGCCTCGAGTGGCTCGACGGCAGGCCAGCGCGGTCCGTGGTGTACGTCAACTACGGGAGCATCACCGTGATGACCAACCAGCAGCTGCTGGAGTTCGCGTGGGGCCTGGCGGGCAGCGGCTACGACTTCCTGTGGGTCATCAGGCCCGACCTGgtggccggcgacgccgccgtgctgccCCCGGAGTTCATGGAGGCGACGCGGGGGAAGGGCCTCCTGGCGAGCTGGTGCCCGCAGGAGGCGGTGCTGCAGCACGAGGCGGTGGGTGTGTTTCTGACGCACAGCGGGTGGAACTCCACGCTGGAGAGCCTCTCCGGCGGGGTGCCCATGCTGTCGTGGCCCTTCTTCTCCGAGCAGCTGACGAACTCCCTGTACAAGCGATTGGAGTGGGGCGTGGCGATGGAGGTGGGCGGCGACGCGCGGCGCGACGTGGTGGAGGAGAGGATAAGGGAGGTGATGGCCggggagaaggggaaggagatgAGGAAGAGGGCGGCGGAGTGGAAGGAAGCCGCTGCGCGAGCGACGCGGCCCGGGGGCAGCTCGTTCAACAACCTGGACAGGCTGATCAAAGATGTTCTGCTCAAAAGGAGTTAG